aggcaaaacgtcaggagagaatgcttctggaacatgggcagacagcccggaaaactcgcagcaacctagtgattccagccatgaaagccttcaacaacatatggtatatacatataatattgacaataatattagaatgtaatacaataaaatactaataatacaatataataatatggaataattataatgtaatatagtaatactattatattaaatataattactactgataatatataatgatatactgttttattattgtatatttgtatcttttaagttgtaatgtttttaattttgagCCACTTTGATTCTCTgcatggagagataaagtgggatataaataaataaactctcggGAACCCAGCCatcaacctatttatttatttatgacatttgtgCCCTGCCTTTCCCCAATCAAgggcccaaggcagcttacagccaataaaaacatacaatataaaagtgaagaacaagttaaaatcataaatattagaaaatgttgtAAAACCCTTATTAAAACCCTAACAATACTGAGATAAATGGATTATGgcctgttaggatcacaacccATTAGGGAGATTAGATTATGACCAATTAGGATCACAGCCTAATGGGGaacagagtttcaggagtgttccttcAGTTTCTTTTGTAATGGATAGATTCTTTTGTAATGGGTGgtagatattttgtttctatttgatgctttcagcagacaaagattcaagcagACTTCTTTTTAAAGTAACATATTTGTTTAGTCATAGcttcatgtatttaaagataCAGGCCCAtttgtcaggttaaactttaacAATgcttcagtttgtatctttaacttacaaTCTTTAAaggtctcttcaaaactatattgctttgtacagctctctttaataacagTCTACTTTAAAAGGAACACAAGCCTCAACAgttttctaacttctaacactggcttgtgcactctaacagactcaggcctcaactgacttctaactgtcatccttttaaaactgaacattctaaactgGCACTGAACCAATCACATGGTCTGCTTTAAGCATATAGAGATAAGGAGACTGCAAACCAAAATAAGACATACATGTCAGGAAATAAGCCGATACAGTacaaaacagacaaacatcaaatAGAGGGGGCTTGAGAATGTTGCTGTTTCCAACAAATGAGATAAATAAAACCACCCTGATAACACCTAACAAAGTCAAATGGCCTTCTTAATCATAGGATATCATTGTCATTCCTTCTACAGCCCCGCCCAAAaggctcttcctgaaagccaACAGAGAGGGTGCAGATCTCATCTCCtgtgggagggcattccaaaaagAGGGCACCACTCCCGAGAAGTCTTTAGTCTAGCAGTCTTTAGATGAAGAGTGTCCTGAATACTTGACACCAACAATTTCTCACTAGGAACCTAATCTCATTGGATGTTATAGAATAACAGGAAGTGCATCTACTTTgaagaaataacaacaataataatcagaATCAATGTATCTGTAACAGTCTTCTTGCTATAGGTACCTTTGCTGCACGCTTGGAGTGACTtcgggttcatctacactgaagaattgatgcagttcgacaccactttatttGCCACAGTTCAGTGCTGTAGAATCATtgcaattgtagttttacaagttcttcaggtgcatctacactgaagaattggtACAGTTTGACATAACTTAAACTTCCATGGttcaatcatgggagttgtagtttaacacatTCTTTAGCTCttttgccaaaaagtgctggtacctGGCCAAACTACAATCCTaaaatttcatagcattaagtAGTAGCAGTCAAAGTACTGttgaattacattaattctacagtatagatgcaccctttaacCGCTGTGTCTCATTGCTGTGgatttatgggatttgtagtttgatgaggcatcagcactctttggcagagaagactaaaaaccttgttaaactacagctcccatgatcccaaaccattgagccatggaagttaaagtgatatcagagtgcattaattctacagtgtatgtgcACCTGAATTCAGCCCAGTGTGCAGCAAGGGATCCTATAGCAAGAAGACAGATTCCATATGGGGTGTGTGCCCCTTTTCTAAGACACCTTCTGTGTTTGCGGGAATGAGGATGGGGTTTCTTCTCAGCTACCCAAATAGCTTGGTTTGCTGACCAAAAACCTGTTTACTGTTGTTTCTAACAGATGGGACAAAAACTGCCTGGATTCTGTCTCTATCAGAAGAAAATAAGAGCAAAGGGGAAAATCCAGAAGGTGGTTCAGAACTGCGTAAGACATCCTCATGCAGCCCCCAAGAGGGTGGCCTTGAGGGAACCCAACAGGGAGACTCCGTAAAAGAGCAAGTGGCCTTTTGTAAAGGGAACTCTAAGGATCCCCAAAGGAGCATCAAACCCAAATCCTACAAATGCTCCGACTGTGGGAAAGTTTACCGAAGGAACACCGATCTCGGGAGGCATCAACGGACTCACACCGGAGAAAGGCCTTACCCGTGCCTGgattgtgggaagagcttcagtcggagttcGATCCTCATTGAACATCAGAGGATCCATACCGGTGAAAAGCCATACATTTGCAGCCATTGCGGGCAAGGGTTCAGCCAGAGCTCCAACCGTAAACAACATGAGAAGATACATGGGAAGGATAAAATGGGCAATCCAACACATTGGGTACAAGGAACACAGACAAGCCAGCATGAGAAGATCCAGGTCCAGGAGAAGGTGGACAAGCCAACACACTGGGAACAGAAAACACGGACAAGCTGGCAAGAGAAGATGAAGGGCAAGGAGAAGCTGGGCAAGCCAACCCAGTGGGGGCAAAGTCAGCAGAGGACAGAGGACAAGAACCTTGGCCCTAAAAGCAAGATGAGAACAGAGGAGGGATTGGGGCATAAAGTAGGTTCTGGAAAGGTTTCTCCATCTCCTAAGAAAAGCCCTTTGTGGAGCTCAAAGGTGGTCCTGAAGCACCAGAGAAGCTTCCTCCTTGAAAAACCCTACAGGTGCCCTCAGTGCGGAAAGTGCTTTGCCCGTAGCACGGATTTCATCCGGCACCATAtcacccacacaggagagaagccctacACTTGTATAGAATGCGGCAAGAGTTTTACCCGCAGCTCCGTCCTCAACGAACACCAGaggatccacacaggagagaggccCTACAAGTGTCGGGTCTGTGGGAAGGGCTTCAGCCAGAACTCCAACCGGAAGCAACACGAAGCAATCCACCAAGTGAAGAAATCAGCTGAGCCTTTCCTAAATGGACAAGAAAATTTGAACTGGGGTGCAGGACTGGTGCAGCAACAGAGAGCCAATCCAAAGAGGGGAAAGACCTGAGACAAGATCAAGGGGTAGGAGATATTCCATGAAAGTCAAATCTCAAAcccaaaaaggaagaggactagtgtggagatattttttttttaatgagaggTACATTTCAGCTGCTGTTACATAAAAATGAAAGTATTGTTGGTGCAGAAATTCCAAGCAAAATGCATCGATGGGATACATCTACTACTATACTattgctattaataataataaaaagaagaggCAAAATAATTTCCTATATTTATAGTTTGATTGTGCACATACTGAACCATTTGTCTTCTCTACAACCAAAGACTGGGAAAGACCACTTTCTACAGCCAAGATGAGAAATATGCAGATCTCTGGATGCTGTCAGACTGtaactcccagcatttctcaccGTTGTTACGCATGCATTAGATCACACTGCCTTTTAGCCAGGGGTTACCTgcaagttttatttttcattcaccAGCTGCTCTCCAAATGGGCATTTCATTCACCAGACTAATCCTTCCCAATAGCCAGAGCCAAAGTTTTAAAGGAATCAAATAGAATTTTGCTAAAAATTGTGTCAATGGCATAACCTCAGAATTTAACTTTTCCTGGAAATAGAATGCCTTTGAAACTATGCAGATTGCATTTTCTTACCAGTGGTTAACCACAGTCCAATTAAGGGACAGGATCTCCAAATCACAAGATCCAACTtaagccccatctgcactgctgtataatgcagttttggaatacagcttaactgcattatatggtagtgtagactcatgtaatctagTTCGGTGCAGTtaaactgaaactgaattatatgacagtgtaatagGGCCTTAGGTTTAGCCTGAGGATAAACACTTTCTGCCTCTTGAACCATTTTTAAATTAACAGGCTAGATATGTATTTATTGGCCTCATTCGGGCAGCAATCTTATTTTCACTTAGCTGAAAGTATTCCCATTTAACTCAGTGCAAGTTCTAAAGTAATAAACGGTGGGCTGCACTGTTAGGACTAAAATCAAATTATTAGTTTCCACTAGAGGAAGCTGTTTGAACCAAGAGTAAGTCACTTTGACTCATTGAGTCTATTCTGTTTGAGACCAGGAACTGCACTGAGGCCATAGTGCAATATTTGGTGTAGAACAAtgctaaataaacaacaaaacatctaATTTTCAACTTGGTTACTTTTATATTAACCTGATCATATTGATATCTGTATTTCCTCCCTGCTTTCTTTCGACATGTAACTGTCTGATTGAGCAAGATGAGGGTTGGCTGCGGAACCTTCTCAGATGAGACCTATTTGTGCTGCAAGGTCTCCACCTGGGctacaataaaataaatctgcAGTGGAATGTGTGACTTGGGGCTGTGGTGTTTGACTGAGCTCTCAATTCAAGTGTGAAGGTTTCCAGGTATCTATGGACCAGTCATTCTGGTTCCCTCAATAAAACCTGCCTCAGAGGCTTGCAGGTGTGTAGCTACAAAGTCAACAAAGTTAGGCTTCTGCCTTCCCTAAGAGGAATTCTGTCCTCCAATATATTTCCTTCGCTCCCCAAATTTTTAGCATTGAAGAGAATGAGACAAACTTGCTCACACCTAGAACTCATATGATTTACTGTGTCTGTATTTCCTTTGTAGCTTTGTCTGCCCAGACTAAATGCTCAACAGAGCTTTTATGTTACTGTAATGCTAGGAAtttgaggaaagaaagaaaaaatattgttGTGGATAGCAATATCCTCATTTTGGGACGTttatattatttcctttttaaaaaatggggctgTCAGGTATATAGATAGTTGTTTTGAGAGGTGTttgtgtatgagtgtgtgtgtatgtgtatatatgtgtgtgtgtgtgtgtgtacatacatgtcTACAGTTTGCCTACTGACTTATAGTGACTATGAATATCGTagagttttctttggcaaggaatactcagaggcctTTTGTcagttccatcctctgaaatagCACCTACAGCAActgatattcattggcaatctcccatctaaGCACTAACCAGGGCTGCCCCTGCTTAACTTTCAAGGTGAGATGGATCTGATGCCCTTTAAAATATTTAGGTTTTGTGTTGTCATTCCTTTGAAATATACTCCAGCCTTCATTTTTAACTGCCATTAAGTTGACTTACACTTAAAGCATCCCTATTAACGTTGAGACCTACAAATCATCCTATGATTAataccctgctcaggtcttgcagactgtgggctatggcttccttgattcagtctatccatctggaatctgGTCTTCCTCGTGTCCTGTTGTCATCTACCTTACTGAGCATTGTTGCATTTccaagtgagtcatgtcttctcatgatatagccAAAGTACAGCAGTCTCAGTTTGGTCATCTTAGCTTCTGGGAAGAGTCAGcacctatatttcagaggaagggagtggcaaaaccacctcttgagtatgccttgcttaagaaaacgaTGAAATCCACCACTCAATGGGCAACTTAGTGGCTCATACACACAGAAAGATAATAACCTTTGGAATAAGTAGCCTATCAGGTTTGactgcttttccttaatacctttgCTAGGCGAAGGGAAGAAGATAAACATCTTCATTGCCTTAAGGAAGGGTTAGTAGAAGAGGGTAAAGGCATTCTGCCAAATGACGTGGTAAAGAGCAATCCTCCCCAGATGCTGTCAGTCACTATGATCCTTGAGTAATAAAAAGATGGCATTTAGTAGCAATGGGAGCTCTGTTTTGGTGGTCCCAAAGATGGCCACCATGCTGGAAATTGTTTTGTTGGCTTGTCTCCAATTGCAAGTAGAGTTTCCACAGCTCACTTGCCAAGTTGTATGATCCGCACTCAAATGTGGGGCTACACAGAAGACAAAGAAATTTCAATGTCATAATGTATAAATCAGATGAGAAAAGAATGGATATCTAAAAATAGTTGGATTGGTAGCTCCCAGCATCCACTTCAATGGACCATTGACAATGGGAATTGTTCAGTATCTGGCAAGCCATACCATCTCACATCTATCCTATTGGCTTAAAACtttgggagaggaaggaagagaggcatGAAAGATTCACCCATCTAGCATAATTACATTTTCTCAATGGGGAATGTTATGTTATCCCTGAGACATAATTTTTCAGTGTATGAACACAAAAAAAAATTTCCAGCATTCAGGGAGAAACCTCTTCTTTGTACTAGTAATGGTACAGTACTTGTATTGAAGAACAGGTGACAGAAATCATGCTCTACAATGCAGATTCTCATTTAGTTTAGTGATCTGCACTTGTGTTGGCCATTAGTTTTGGGTGTTGTGGATAGAGGAGTTTGCAGCAACTCAGACAGGCATtagccaacttcagccctccaggtgttttggattccaactctctcctcctaccagctgttaggaattgtgggagctgaagtccaaaacacctggagggcaaaagttggcccatgcctggcttagatgGAGGCTAGAGTCCCAACAGATTGTTCTGAttaagtt
This sequence is a window from Anolis carolinensis isolate JA03-04 chromosome 6, rAnoCar3.1.pri, whole genome shotgun sequence. Protein-coding genes within it:
- the LOC103280819 gene encoding zinc finger protein 287, whose product is MAASLSPLRFGAPAESSVCLLLPLVIPAGRSLVLSRDGTKTAWILSLSEENKSKGENPEGGSELRKTSSCSPQEGGLEGTQQGDSVKEQVAFCKGNSKDPQRSIKPKSYKCSDCGKVYRRNTDLGRHQRTHTGERPYPCLDCGKSFSRSSILIEHQRIHTGEKPYICSHCGQGFSQSSNRKQHEKIHGKDKMGNPTHWVQGTQTSQHEKIQVQEKVDKPTHWEQKTRTSWQEKMKGKEKLGKPTQWGQSQQRTEDKNLGPKSKMRTEEGLGHKVGSGKVSPSPKKSPLWSSKVVLKHQRSFLLEKPYRCPQCGKCFARSTDFIRHHITHTGEKPYTCIECGKSFTRSSVLNEHQRIHTGERPYKCRVCGKGFSQNSNRKQHEAIHQVKKSAEPFLNGQENLNWGAGLVQQQRANPKRGKT